One segment of Mycobacterium spongiae DNA contains the following:
- the gpgP gene encoding glucosyl-3-phosphoglycerate phosphatase, translated as MRRRLVMLRHGQTDFNLGTRMQGQLDTQLTELGRNQAVAAAEWLSKLQPLMIVSSDLRRAYDTAVKLSERSGLAVRIDRRLRETHLGDWQGLTHAQIDADAPGARLAWREDATWAPHGGESRVDVAARSRPVVAELVSGTPEWGGAGQPDRPVVLVAHGGLIAALSATLVQLPVADWPVFGGLGNASWVQLSGHTHDSDDSSADFDQIRWRLDVWNASAQVSSNVP; from the coding sequence ATGAGGCGGCGCCTGGTGATGTTGCGGCACGGGCAAACCGACTTCAACCTCGGTACCCGCATGCAGGGTCAGCTGGACACGCAATTGACTGAGCTGGGCCGCAACCAGGCGGTCGCGGCCGCCGAATGGCTCAGCAAACTGCAGCCCCTGATGATCGTGTCGTCGGATCTGCGTCGGGCCTACGACACGGCGGTCAAGCTCAGTGAACGTAGCGGGCTTGCGGTCCGGATAGACCGGCGGCTACGAGAGACCCATCTCGGCGATTGGCAGGGCTTGACCCACGCCCAGATCGACGCCGATGCTCCCGGCGCTCGGTTGGCCTGGCGCGAGGATGCCACCTGGGCACCGCATGGCGGCGAAAGCAGGGTTGACGTGGCCGCGCGAAGTCGGCCGGTGGTGGCCGAGTTGGTCTCCGGTACGCCGGAATGGGGTGGCGCCGGCCAGCCGGATCGACCGGTGGTGCTGGTGGCGCACGGGGGCCTGATCGCGGCGCTGTCAGCCACCCTGGTGCAGCTACCAGTTGCCGACTGGCCGGTGTTCGGCGGCCTGGGTAATGCCAGCTGGGTGCAATTGAGTGGTCATACTCACGACTCGGACGATTCATCCGCCGACTTTGACCAGATCCGGTGGCGCCTGGACGTCTGGAACGCGTCGGCGCAGGTGTCCAGCAATGTCCCCTGA
- a CDS encoding NAD(P)H-dependent amine dehydrogenase family protein: protein MTRTTVDRPLRVIQWTTGNIGRRSLHAIIGRTDMELVGVYAHGQDKVGVDAAELSGWPETTGVRATNNVDDLLALGADACCYNPLWPNVDELVRLLESGVNVCSSAAWITGGKQTPDDRDRIVAACERGRSTIFGSGAHPGMTNTVGMVLSASCERVDEIRITESVDCSTYASAETMTAMGFAQDPDTPGLQESARAESEVFAESAAMMADAIGATLDRISFDVTFTAATADTDLGFMTIPAGTVGSVYGYHRGWVGDRNVVSVGFNWVMGNHVVPPKPLEHGHVIQVFGLPNMRTVLHCLPPKDWTEPGFMGLGMIYTAMPVTNAVPAVVAAKPGIVTLADLPPITGRAAV, encoded by the coding sequence ATGACCAGAACCACCGTGGACCGTCCGCTGCGAGTGATCCAGTGGACGACCGGCAACATCGGACGGCGATCACTGCACGCCATCATCGGCCGCACCGACATGGAGCTGGTCGGGGTGTACGCGCATGGGCAGGACAAAGTCGGCGTCGACGCTGCCGAGTTGTCGGGCTGGCCGGAGACAACCGGGGTGCGTGCCACCAACAACGTCGACGACCTGCTAGCACTGGGCGCCGACGCGTGCTGCTACAACCCGTTATGGCCCAACGTCGACGAATTGGTGCGCTTGCTGGAATCCGGCGTCAACGTCTGCTCCAGTGCGGCCTGGATCACCGGCGGTAAACAGACTCCTGACGACCGCGACCGGATCGTGGCCGCCTGCGAACGCGGCCGCTCGACGATCTTCGGCAGCGGCGCACACCCGGGGATGACGAATACGGTCGGGATGGTGCTGAGCGCGTCCTGCGAACGGGTCGACGAGATTCGCATCACCGAGTCGGTCGATTGCTCGACGTACGCATCGGCGGAAACCATGACGGCGATGGGGTTTGCACAGGATCCCGATACCCCGGGGCTTCAGGAGAGCGCGCGCGCCGAAAGCGAGGTCTTCGCGGAGTCGGCGGCGATGATGGCCGATGCGATCGGCGCGACGCTGGACCGGATCAGTTTCGACGTCACCTTCACCGCCGCCACCGCCGATACCGATCTCGGCTTCATGACGATCCCCGCCGGTACCGTCGGCAGCGTCTACGGCTATCACCGCGGCTGGGTGGGCGATCGCAACGTCGTCAGTGTGGGATTCAACTGGGTCATGGGCAATCACGTGGTTCCGCCCAAGCCACTCGAACACGGCCATGTCATTCAGGTTTTCGGTCTGCCGAACATGCGTACCGTGCTGCACTGCCTTCCGCCGAAGGATTGGACCGAGCCCGGTTTCATGGGCCTGGGCATGATCTACACCGCAATGCCGGTGACCAATGCCGTTCCGGCCGTCGTGGCCGCCAAACCCGGGATTGTCACGCTCGCCGACCTGCCGCCGATCACTGGTCGTGCGGCGGTCTAG
- the octT gene encoding diglucosylglycerate octanoyltransferase translates to MSPDPRSKPVLLVFADSLAYYGPTGGLPADDPRIWPNIVASQLGWDLELVGRIGWTCRDVWWAATQDPRAWAALPRAGAVIFATSGMDSLPSVLPTALRELIRYVRPPWLRRWVRDGYAWVQPRLSPVARAALPAHLTAEYLEQTRGAIDFNRPGIPIVASLPSVHIAPTYGKAHHGRAGTAAAITAWAQQHDVPLVDLKAAVAEHIMSGRGNPDGIHWNFEAHQAVAELMLKALAEAGVPDEKPRG, encoded by the coding sequence ATGTCCCCTGATCCCCGGTCCAAGCCAGTGCTCTTGGTCTTCGCCGACTCACTGGCCTATTACGGACCCACCGGTGGCCTCCCGGCCGACGATCCGCGCATCTGGCCCAACATTGTTGCTTCCCAACTGGGTTGGGATCTAGAGCTGGTCGGCCGCATCGGCTGGACCTGCCGGGACGTGTGGTGGGCGGCGACCCAGGATCCCCGAGCGTGGGCGGCGCTGCCCCGAGCAGGAGCGGTGATCTTTGCTACCAGCGGAATGGATTCACTGCCGTCGGTATTGCCGACGGCGCTGCGCGAGCTCATCCGCTACGTGCGTCCGCCCTGGCTGCGGCGATGGGTCCGCGACGGATACGCCTGGGTGCAACCGCGACTTTCGCCGGTGGCCAGGGCGGCGTTGCCGGCGCACCTCACCGCCGAGTATCTGGAGCAGACTCGGGGCGCCATCGACTTCAACCGCCCGGGTATCCCGATCGTCGCCTCGTTACCGTCGGTGCATATCGCCCCGACCTATGGCAAGGCGCACCACGGCCGCGCCGGCACCGCGGCGGCGATCACCGCGTGGGCGCAGCAGCACGATGTTCCCTTGGTCGACCTCAAAGCCGCTGTTGCCGAACATATTATGAGCGGTCGCGGCAATCCCGACGGTATTCACTGGAACTTCGAAGCTCACCAGGCCGTCGCCGAACTGATGCTCAAAGCGCTGGCTGAAGCCGGAGTGCCGGACGAGAAACCACGCGGCTGA
- the rsfS gene encoding ribosome silencing factor yields the protein MTANQEAIEMAMVAAGAAAAKLADDVVVIDVSGQLVITDCFVIASGSNERQVNAIVEEVEEKMRKAGYRPARREGAREGRWALLDYLDIVVHIQHQDDRSFYALDRLWGDCPAVPVDSDHESGSSAATP from the coding sequence ATGACCGCGAACCAGGAAGCCATCGAGATGGCGATGGTGGCCGCCGGCGCGGCCGCCGCCAAGCTTGCCGACGACGTCGTTGTCATCGACGTCTCCGGGCAGCTGGTCATCACCGACTGCTTCGTCATCGCCTCGGGTTCCAACGAGCGGCAGGTCAACGCCATCGTCGAGGAGGTTGAGGAGAAGATGCGGAAGGCGGGTTACCGGCCGGCGCGCCGCGAAGGTGCCCGCGAAGGCCGCTGGGCACTGCTGGACTACCTCGACATCGTCGTGCACATCCAGCATCAAGACGACCGCAGCTTCTACGCCCTGGACCGGCTGTGGGGTGATTGCCCCGCGGTGCCGGTGGACTCCGACCACGAGTCCGGGAGTTCGGCGGCCACCCCATGA
- a CDS encoding class I SAM-dependent methyltransferase has protein sequence MDNLPLEADESTQLAKQAMTRRFYTRSVVKGEITLPAVPAMIDEYVTMCGGLFAGVGRKFSDDELARLREVLEGQLAEAYATSQRSSIVITYNAPMGSTLHYQVRAQWRTVAQEYEHWISTREPPLFGTEPDAKVVALANEAADPTGYRVLDIGAGTGRNALALARRGHPVDVVEMTPKFAEMIRAEAERDSLDVRVIMRDVFSTVDDLRRDYALIVLSEVVPDFRTVEQLRSVFELAAQCLAPDGRLVFNAFLANGDYTPDQAAREFGQQMYTGMCTRREVSTAAAGLPLQIIADDSVPDYEKAHLPDGAWPHTSWYADWASGLDVFTIARDKCPIELRWLVFQKTRPRRRDERLGLHRQ, from the coding sequence GTGGATAATCTGCCGCTCGAAGCAGACGAGTCGACGCAGCTCGCGAAGCAGGCGATGACCAGACGGTTTTACACCCGATCGGTGGTCAAAGGCGAGATCACGCTGCCGGCCGTTCCTGCCATGATCGACGAGTATGTGACGATGTGTGGCGGCCTCTTTGCCGGCGTGGGCCGGAAGTTTTCCGACGACGAGCTGGCTCGACTGCGCGAGGTGCTCGAGGGCCAGTTAGCCGAGGCCTATGCCACCTCCCAGCGTTCGAGCATTGTCATCACGTACAACGCTCCCATGGGCTCGACCTTGCACTACCAAGTCCGGGCACAGTGGCGGACGGTGGCGCAGGAGTATGAGCACTGGATCAGCACCCGCGAGCCACCGCTGTTCGGCACCGAACCCGACGCCAAAGTGGTGGCATTGGCCAACGAAGCAGCCGATCCCACGGGGTATCGGGTGCTCGATATTGGGGCAGGAACTGGGCGCAATGCCCTTGCGCTGGCGCGGCGCGGACACCCGGTTGACGTGGTGGAGATGACCCCGAAGTTCGCTGAGATGATCCGCGCCGAAGCCGAACGGGATTCTCTCGACGTGCGCGTCATCATGCGCGACGTCTTTTCGACCGTGGATGACCTGCGACGCGACTATGCGCTGATAGTGCTGTCCGAAGTGGTGCCCGACTTCCGGACTGTGGAGCAGTTGCGGAGCGTGTTCGAACTCGCTGCCCAGTGCCTGGCTCCCGATGGACGTCTGGTGTTCAACGCCTTCCTGGCCAACGGGGACTACACGCCCGACCAGGCGGCCCGCGAGTTCGGCCAGCAGATGTATACCGGCATGTGCACGCGGCGCGAGGTGTCGACCGCTGCGGCTGGCTTACCGCTACAGATCATCGCCGATGATTCGGTCCCCGACTACGAGAAGGCTCATTTGCCGGACGGCGCCTGGCCGCACACGAGCTGGTACGCCGATTGGGCCAGCGGACTGGATGTGTTCACCATCGCGCGGGACAAGTGCCCGATCGAGCTGCGCTGGCTCGTTTTCCAGAAGACGCGGCCGCGGCGGCGCGACGAGAGACTGGGCCTACACCGGCAATAG
- a CDS encoding acyl-CoA dehydrogenase family protein: MKLALTPDEAAFREELRNFYSTQIPDEIRELVRQGRALTRDQIVTSQKILNDHGLAVPNWPVEWGGKDWTPTQHQLWADEMQLACVPEPLTFNTKMVGPVIAEFGSHEIKQRFLPPTASIDIWWCQGFSEPDAGSDLASLRTTAVRDGDSYIVNGQKTWTTLGQHADWIFCLVRTDPQAPKRQAGISFLLIDMATPGVTLRPIKLIDGGHEVNEVFFSDVRVPADQLVGQENQGWTYAKYLLGNERTGIAGVGRTKVHLARVKQHAADTGLLDDALFAARLAEAENELLALELTQARVVSGSSDGKPNPASSVLKLRASQLQQVVTELLVEVAGPDALPTDGGDDITSPTWAQASAPHYLNYRKTSIYGGSNEVQRNIIASTILGL, translated from the coding sequence ATGAAACTCGCGCTGACACCCGATGAAGCCGCCTTCCGCGAGGAGCTCCGAAACTTCTACAGCACGCAGATACCGGACGAGATCCGCGAGCTGGTACGTCAGGGGCGCGCGCTGACCCGCGACCAGATCGTGACCAGCCAAAAGATCCTGAACGACCACGGCCTCGCGGTACCGAACTGGCCCGTCGAGTGGGGCGGTAAGGATTGGACTCCCACCCAACATCAACTGTGGGCGGACGAGATGCAATTGGCGTGCGTCCCGGAGCCGCTGACCTTCAACACCAAGATGGTCGGCCCGGTGATCGCCGAGTTCGGGTCCCACGAGATCAAACAGCGTTTCCTCCCACCGACCGCCAGCATCGACATCTGGTGGTGCCAAGGGTTCTCGGAGCCAGACGCCGGCTCCGACCTCGCTTCGCTGCGCACCACCGCAGTGCGCGACGGCGACAGCTACATCGTCAACGGGCAGAAGACGTGGACGACGCTGGGCCAGCATGCCGATTGGATCTTCTGTCTGGTGCGTACCGACCCGCAAGCGCCAAAGCGCCAGGCGGGCATCTCGTTTCTGCTGATCGACATGGCGACTCCAGGCGTCACGTTGCGGCCGATCAAGTTGATCGATGGCGGCCACGAAGTCAACGAGGTGTTTTTCTCTGACGTCCGCGTACCGGCCGATCAACTTGTCGGACAGGAGAATCAGGGCTGGACCTATGCGAAATACTTGCTGGGCAACGAACGCACGGGCATCGCCGGCGTGGGCCGGACCAAGGTCCACCTTGCCCGGGTGAAACAGCACGCCGCAGATACCGGGCTGCTCGACGACGCGCTGTTCGCCGCGCGACTGGCCGAGGCCGAAAACGAGCTACTGGCGTTGGAACTGACCCAAGCGCGGGTGGTTTCCGGCTCTTCGGACGGCAAGCCCAACCCAGCATCATCGGTGCTCAAACTTCGCGCCAGTCAATTGCAGCAGGTGGTCACCGAACTACTCGTCGAGGTGGCCGGTCCCGACGCGCTGCCCACCGACGGTGGCGACGACATCACCTCACCCACCTGGGCGCAGGCCAGTGCCCCGCATTACCTGAACTACCGCAAGACGTCCATCTACGGCGGCAGCAACGAAGTGCAGCGCAACATCATCGCGTCCACCATTCTCGGATTGTGA
- a CDS encoding enhanced intracellular survival protein Eis: MSCSVNEPAVLPGSLRLRPATEADLPAMMHLGATSFGDFGELDEFTAWRDLRPTDNAVVVVDGCDEGCEDGADIVGMALYFDLRLTVPGGAVLPTAGLSWVAVAPTHRRRGLLSAMCAELHRRIADSGYPLAALHASEGAIYGRFGYGPATILHELTVDRRFARFHADVPSPGGVRLVKPGEHRDDFAEIYERWRQQTPGGLLRPVALWDDLLADRESSRYGGTAWFAFLHPDGYALYRVHGIDHKVVRGGELRAATADAHIALWRALLGLDLMEKITMFTSVADPLPYQLTDARLAQTTRHQDGLWLRIVDVPRALEARSYPAELCTVLEVSDGPGADGGRYALEIRDGRARCTPTEASAEITMDRGVLGSLYLGAHRASAWAAANRLQAKDAGLIRRLDAAFDSDIAAEAGFEF; this comes from the coding sequence ATGTCGTGCTCTGTGAACGAGCCCGCCGTACTACCGGGGTCGCTGAGGCTGCGCCCTGCGACCGAGGCCGACTTGCCGGCGATGATGCACTTGGGTGCTACCAGTTTCGGCGATTTCGGCGAGCTGGACGAGTTCACCGCCTGGCGGGACCTCAGGCCGACCGATAACGCGGTGGTGGTCGTCGATGGCTGTGACGAGGGCTGTGAGGATGGCGCTGATATCGTCGGGATGGCCCTGTATTTCGACCTTCGGTTGACCGTGCCCGGCGGGGCTGTGTTGCCCACCGCCGGCCTCAGCTGGGTGGCGGTGGCACCCACGCACCGCCGCCGCGGATTGCTGAGCGCGATGTGCGCCGAACTGCACCGCCGCATTGCCGATTCCGGATACCCGCTAGCGGCGCTGCATGCCAGCGAGGGTGCCATCTACGGCCGCTTCGGCTATGGCCCCGCCACCATCCTGCACGAGCTGACCGTTGATCGCCGCTTCGCCCGCTTCCACGCCGACGTACCCTCTCCAGGCGGAGTGCGGCTGGTCAAACCGGGTGAGCACCGCGACGACTTCGCCGAGATCTACGAGCGCTGGCGCCAGCAGACACCCGGGGGGCTACTGCGTCCGGTGGCGCTCTGGGACGACCTGCTCGCCGACCGAGAGAGCAGCCGCTATGGCGGCACCGCGTGGTTCGCGTTCCTGCATCCCGACGGCTACGCGCTCTACCGGGTGCACGGCATCGATCACAAGGTGGTGCGCGGCGGTGAGCTGAGGGCCGCGACCGCCGACGCTCACATCGCGTTGTGGCGAGCACTGCTCGGGCTCGATCTGATGGAGAAGATCACGATGTTCACCAGCGTGGCTGACCCGCTGCCCTACCAACTGACTGATGCGCGGCTCGCCCAGACCACACGCCACCAGGATGGCCTTTGGCTGCGGATCGTCGACGTCCCGCGCGCCCTGGAGGCGCGCAGCTACCCCGCGGAGCTGTGCACGGTGCTGGAGGTGTCCGACGGGCCCGGTGCCGACGGCGGACGATACGCACTGGAGATCCGCGATGGCCGCGCGCGCTGCACGCCGACCGAAGCGTCGGCCGAGATTACGATGGATCGCGGCGTGCTGGGCAGCCTCTATCTCGGCGCGCACCGCGCGTCGGCGTGGGCAGCGGCGAACCGATTGCAGGCGAAGGACGCGGGGCTGATACGGCGCCTCGACGCGGCGTTCGACAGCGACATTGCCGCCGAGGCGGGTTTCGAGTTCTGA
- a CDS encoding PPOX class F420-dependent oxidoreductase produces MADLSSRVAAFLSEGTRTGMLGFVAADGRPLVTPVWFVVDNTDLVFTTALHSPKVLALQRDSRVVICVDDPHPPYSFVQVQGVATVTEDPHQVLDIATRAGARYMGAARAAEFGHRNAVPGEVAVRVHPTKVISAFNVSD; encoded by the coding sequence ATGGCTGACTTGTCAAGCCGGGTCGCCGCGTTCCTCTCCGAAGGCACCCGCACCGGGATGTTGGGTTTCGTCGCCGCTGACGGCCGACCGCTGGTAACGCCGGTATGGTTCGTCGTCGACAACACAGACCTGGTGTTCACGACCGCGCTCCATTCCCCTAAAGTCCTTGCACTGCAACGTGATTCTCGAGTAGTAATCTGCGTAGACGACCCCCACCCACCTTATTCTTTTGTTCAGGTACAGGGTGTGGCGACAGTGACCGAAGACCCCCACCAGGTGCTGGACATCGCGACCAGAGCCGGCGCGCGCTATATGGGCGCTGCCCGCGCCGCCGAGTTCGGGCACCGCAACGCCGTGCCCGGCGAGGTGGCCGTGCGGGTCCACCCCACCAAGGTCATTTCCGCATTCAATGTCAGCGACTGA
- the nadD gene encoding nicotinate-nucleotide adenylyltransferase has product MGVMGGTFDPIHYGHLVAASEVAHLFELDEVVFVPSGQPWQKDRQVSAAEDRYLMTVIATASNPRFSVSRVDIDRGGPTYTKDTLRDLHALNPDSELHFITGADALASILSWQGWEELFDLARFVGVSRPGYELHHDHITDVLGHLAEDALTLVAVPALAISSTDCRQRAEQSRPLWYLMPDGVVQYVAKRRLYRGSGGENASGAAGAATRLPAGNNT; this is encoded by the coding sequence CTGGGAGTGATGGGTGGGACGTTCGACCCCATCCACTACGGCCACCTGGTCGCCGCCAGCGAAGTCGCCCACCTGTTTGAGCTCGACGAAGTGGTATTCGTACCCAGCGGTCAGCCCTGGCAAAAGGATCGGCAGGTCTCCGCCGCCGAGGATCGCTATCTGATGACGGTGATCGCCACCGCCTCCAATCCCCGCTTCTCCGTGAGCCGGGTGGACATCGACCGGGGCGGACCCACCTATACCAAGGACACGCTGCGGGATCTGCATGCTCTCAACCCCGACTCCGAGCTGCACTTCATCACCGGCGCGGACGCGCTGGCGTCCATCTTGTCCTGGCAGGGCTGGGAGGAGTTGTTCGACTTGGCACGGTTCGTCGGGGTCAGCCGGCCCGGCTACGAGCTGCACCACGATCACATCACCGATGTGCTGGGACATCTGGCCGAGGATGCGTTGACGTTGGTCGCGGTCCCGGCCCTGGCGATCTCGTCGACCGACTGCCGGCAGCGCGCCGAACAGTCGCGGCCGCTGTGGTATCTGATGCCCGACGGCGTCGTTCAATACGTCGCCAAGCGCCGGCTCTATCGCGGATCGGGCGGTGAGAATGCCAGCGGAGCGGCGGGCGCCGCGACAAGGCTGCCCGCCGGGAACAACACATGA
- a CDS encoding acyl-CoA dehydrogenase family protein, producing MDFQLSDEQALLRDTTRDLLSASYDVETRNKVIATDLGFSRDVWQQLADTGILSLGFDPSESGQIEIMVVLTEVGRRLAPEPIVHAALAPGALIAEVGTGAQQRLLDDVAAGTRLLAFAHLEPGIRNPGTPSSGVTTQAVRQGDSWTLTGRKNPVLAGDCADTLVVSAALPNGGTGLFLVDPGPDNAAVTRHAYSTFDGQRGAQLDLDRASAEPLGDAEDASGAIGNAIIRIQSALCSEAVGAMEEALRLTTDYLKTRKQFGVTLNKFQTLTQRAADMYLSLEMARSMNLYAAMSIADGNTDPVIASRAKLQIGRSGRHIGQEAIQLHGGIGMTAEYPVGHYTARLTAIERTLGSSHDHLQTLMDHIRDYDLVKL from the coding sequence ATGGACTTTCAGCTAAGCGATGAGCAGGCCCTGCTCCGCGACACCACGCGCGACCTACTGTCGGCCAGCTATGACGTGGAGACTCGCAACAAGGTCATCGCCACCGATCTCGGCTTCAGCCGCGACGTGTGGCAACAGCTGGCCGACACCGGGATTCTCAGCCTCGGATTCGACCCAAGCGAATCCGGCCAGATCGAGATCATGGTCGTGCTGACCGAAGTCGGCCGGCGGCTGGCACCCGAACCCATCGTGCATGCCGCGCTGGCACCGGGCGCCCTGATCGCCGAGGTCGGTACCGGGGCACAGCAACGGTTGCTGGACGACGTGGCGGCCGGGACACGACTGCTGGCGTTCGCCCACCTGGAACCCGGCATTCGCAACCCAGGCACCCCAAGCTCAGGGGTCACGACCCAGGCGGTGCGCCAAGGCGATTCGTGGACGCTGACCGGCCGGAAGAACCCGGTGCTCGCCGGTGACTGCGCCGACACCCTGGTGGTCAGCGCTGCGTTGCCGAACGGCGGCACCGGGCTATTCCTCGTCGATCCAGGCCCGGACAACGCGGCGGTCACTCGCCACGCCTATTCGACCTTCGATGGCCAGCGCGGCGCGCAGCTGGACCTGGACCGGGCATCCGCCGAACCCCTGGGCGACGCCGAGGACGCGTCGGGCGCTATCGGCAATGCCATCATCCGAATTCAGTCCGCGTTGTGCTCGGAAGCGGTCGGCGCGATGGAAGAAGCCCTTCGGCTGACCACCGATTACCTCAAGACGCGCAAGCAATTCGGGGTCACGCTCAACAAATTCCAGACGCTGACCCAGCGCGCGGCCGATATGTACCTTTCGCTGGAAATGGCGCGCAGCATGAACCTTTACGCGGCGATGTCGATCGCCGACGGCAACACCGACCCGGTGATCGCGTCGCGAGCCAAGCTGCAGATCGGCCGCTCGGGCCGGCACATTGGGCAGGAGGCGATCCAGCTGCACGGCGGCATCGGCATGACCGCGGAGTACCCGGTCGGCCACTACACCGCCCGGCTCACCGCGATCGAGCGCACCCTGGGTTCCTCACACGACCATCTGCAGACCCTCATGGACCACATCCGCGACTACGACTTGGTCAAACTCTAG
- a CDS encoding DegV family protein yields the protein MTVVVTDASSGLPVGLREKWSIQQVPLHILLDDLDLRDGVDEIPADIHRRPATTAAATPAELGAAYRQALADSGGEGVVAVHISSGLSGTYRAAELAAAEIGPTVRVVDSRSAAMGTGFVALAAARAAAAGADVETVARAARAVVPRVHSFIVVHRLDNLRRSGRIGGAKAWLGTALALKPLLRVDAGKLVLAQRVRTVSNAMAAMIDRVCDVVGDGRAALAVHHVANPGDAHDVVSTLAQRLPRCEPAMVAPMGPVLALHVGAKAIAVCVELDGDGRQLRE from the coding sequence TTGACCGTCGTCGTCACTGATGCTTCTTCGGGCCTGCCCGTCGGCCTGCGTGAAAAGTGGTCGATCCAGCAGGTTCCGCTGCATATCTTGCTCGACGACCTCGACCTGCGCGACGGCGTGGACGAGATCCCCGCTGACATCCATAGGCGCCCTGCCACAACGGCGGCGGCGACCCCGGCTGAGCTGGGCGCGGCGTATCGGCAAGCGTTGGCGGATAGCGGCGGCGAGGGCGTGGTGGCGGTGCACATCTCGTCAGGGCTATCCGGCACGTACCGCGCCGCCGAGCTGGCCGCGGCGGAAATCGGACCGACCGTTCGGGTTGTCGACTCGCGATCGGCCGCGATGGGTACCGGATTCGTTGCATTGGCTGCCGCCCGGGCCGCGGCAGCGGGCGCTGACGTCGAAACCGTTGCGCGGGCGGCACGGGCCGTGGTGCCGCGCGTTCATAGCTTCATTGTTGTTCATCGGTTGGACAATCTGCGTCGGAGCGGGCGCATCGGCGGTGCCAAGGCGTGGTTGGGCACCGCGCTGGCGCTCAAGCCGCTACTGCGCGTCGATGCGGGTAAACTTGTTCTAGCACAACGGGTTCGCACCGTCAGTAACGCGATGGCGGCGATGATAGACCGGGTCTGCGACGTGGTCGGCGACGGTCGGGCCGCCCTTGCGGTCCACCACGTCGCCAACCCGGGCGATGCCCACGACGTGGTTTCGACCCTGGCCCAGCGGCTACCGAGGTGCGAGCCGGCGATGGTTGCTCCGATGGGACCGGTGCTTGCCCTGCACGTCGGCGCCAAGGCCATCGCGGTGTGTGTGGAACTGGACGGGGATGGGCGCCAATTGCGGGAATAG